Genomic window (Streptomyces cadmiisoli):
CCGAGCGTGAAACGGATCACCCCATCGAGCGATGGGGTGTGACGTTTACGGTGGAATGGCGTACGCCCCGGAGCGGTTCATATGCCGAACACGCGCCCCGGGGCCGCCCTTTCAGCGTGCGTCCGTCCACCAGTCGGCGTCGATCTCGCCCTCGGCGACGATCACCGCGGGGCCGGTCATCTCGATCTCTCCGTCGGGCTGCTCGGTGATCACGAGCCGTCCGCCGGGGACGTCGACGGTGTACGTCGCCGGAACTCCGGTGACGGCCGGGTCGGCGCCGTCCCGCCGGGCGGTGGCCACGGCGACGGCGCAGGCGCCGGTGCCGCAGGAGCGGGTCTCGCCGGAGCCTCGCTCGTGCACCCGCATCGCGACGTGCCCGGGACCGCGGTCGACGACGAACTCGACGTTCACCCCGTTCGGGTAGGCGCCGGGCGGGCTGAACGGCGGCGGGGTGTACAGGTCGCCCGCCTGGGCGAGGTCCTCGACGAACGCGACGGCGTGCGGGTTGCCCATGTTCACGTTCCGCGCGGGCCAGCTGTGCTCGCCGACGCTCACCGTGACGTCCCCCGCGGGCAGCAGCGCCCGGCCCATGCCGACGGTGATGTCACCGTCCTTGGCGATGTGCACGGTCTTGACTCCCCCGCGGGTGGCCACGGCCACGTCGCCCTCGGCCACATGCCCGGCACGCTGGAGGTAGCGCGCGAACACCCGCACGCCGTTGCCGCACATCTCGGCGATCGATCCGTCGCCGTTGCGGTAGTCCATGAACCACTCCGCCTCGGCCGCCATCGGCACGGCCTCGGGGTGCGCCGCCGACCACACGACGTGCAGCAGACCGTCACCACCGATGCCCGCGCGGCGGTCGCACAGGGCGGCGACGGCGGCCGGGGGCAGATCGATGGCGTTCTCGGGGTCCGGGACGATCACGAAGTCGTTCTCGGTGCCGTGCCCCTTGAGGAAGGCGATCCGTGTGCTCATTCCTCGATCGTACGGGCTGGGTACGACATCAGTTGATCAGGTCGATCACGGTGGCGGCGGGCGTCAGCGGAGCCGGGCCACCCGCCAGACGGCCAGCGCCACGACCGCGGCGACCACGACCGCGTAGCCGATCACGACCCGCCAGTCCGGGCGCCGGCCCGAACCGCGCTGCGGCAGCCCCGGCCAGGTGTGGCCCACCTTGCGGGCGGCCATCATGCCCCAGCCCGCCGCGCAGGAGCAGATCAGCAGCCCCAGCATGGCGATCACGGCCCCGCTGTCCCCGAAGTCGAAGGCCAGCGGGAAGGCGAACATCAGGGAGCCGACCGCGGCCAGACCCACGATGGGCGCGAGCTGCCACAGGCGCAGCCGGCGCTGGGGGCGCAGCTCGACCTCGACCTCGGGCCCGCCCACGAAGATCTCGTCGGGCTCGGGGCCGTCGGCCGTGACACCGTCCGGGGTCTCGTCGGGCCCGTCCGGGCTGAGACGGTCGTCGTCCCGCTCCGGTTCGCCACTCGCGGTGGTGGCGTGCTCGGCGCTTTGTGCGGTGTCGCGAGGGCCGGCCTCCATCGCCACGCGCCCTCCCAACTAGGACTCCACTTGGTCGATCGAAGCTCGATGATGGCACGGCGCCGGAGGCCCCGATGACGGCCGGGGCGTCCCGATGCCATGACGTGATCAGGCTGTAACCGGTCGTTCGACCAACGCCAGAGCGAGCTGCGGAAGTTCCGTGAGGTCCGTCGCGGCCCCACTCAGCCAATGCACCCGGGGGTCGCGTCTGAACCATGAATCCTGGCGGCGCGCGAAGCGTTTGGTGGCGCGGACGGTCTCGTCCCGGGCCTCCTGGAGCGTGCACTCGCCGGCCAGCGCGGCGAGAACCTGCTGGTAGCCGAGCGCACGCGACGCCGTACGCCCGTCTCGCAACCCTTGCGCCTCGAGTGCGCGCACTTCTTCGACCAGTCCGGTCTCCCACATCCGGTCGACCCGTCGGGCGATGCGCTCGTCCAGCTCGGGGCGCGCCACGTCGACGCCGATCTGCACGGTGTCGTAGACCGAGTCGTGGCCGGGGAGGTTGGCGGTGAAAGGACGGCCGGTGATCTCGATCACCTCCAGGGCCCGGACGATGCGGCGTCCGTTGCTGGGCAGGATCGCGCGGCCCGCCTCCGGGTCGGCGGCGGCCAGCCTGGCGTGCAGCGCGCCGGGTCCGCGCAGCGCGAGTTCCTCCTCCAGCGCGGCCCGGACCTGGGGGTCGGTGCCGGGGAACTCCAGGTTGTCGACGGCGCCGCGCACGTACAGCCCGGATCCGCCGACGAGGATCGGCCAGCGGCCCTCGGCGAGGAGGGAGTCGATCCGCTCCCGGGCGAGCCGCTGGTACTCGGCGACCGAGGCCGTGACGGTCACGTCCCAGATGTCCAGCAGATGATGCGGGACCTCGCCGCGTTCCTCGGGTGTCAGTTTCGCGGTGCCGATGTCCATCCCACGGTAGAGCTGCATGGAGTCGGCGTTGACGACCTCCCCACCGAGTTCCCGGGCGAGGTGGACGCCCAGATCGGACTTTCCGGCCGCGGTCGGTCCGACGACGGCGATGACACGAGGGGTGGGGCATGCGCTGCTCACCGCAACAGTCTCGCAAACCTCCGGACCCGGTCTCGAACGAGT
Coding sequences:
- the dapF gene encoding diaminopimelate epimerase gives rise to the protein MSTRIAFLKGHGTENDFVIVPDPENAIDLPPAAVAALCDRRAGIGGDGLLHVVWSAAHPEAVPMAAEAEWFMDYRNGDGSIAEMCGNGVRVFARYLQRAGHVAEGDVAVATRGGVKTVHIAKDGDITVGMGRALLPAGDVTVSVGEHSWPARNVNMGNPHAVAFVEDLAQAGDLYTPPPFSPPGAYPNGVNVEFVVDRGPGHVAMRVHERGSGETRSCGTGACAVAVATARRDGADPAVTGVPATYTVDVPGGRLVITEQPDGEIEMTGPAVIVAEGEIDADWWTDAR
- the miaA gene encoding tRNA (adenosine(37)-N6)-dimethylallyltransferase MiaA is translated as MSSACPTPRVIAVVGPTAAGKSDLGVHLARELGGEVVNADSMQLYRGMDIGTAKLTPEERGEVPHHLLDIWDVTVTASVAEYQRLARERIDSLLAEGRWPILVGGSGLYVRGAVDNLEFPGTDPQVRAALEEELALRGPGALHARLAAADPEAGRAILPSNGRRIVRALEVIEITGRPFTANLPGHDSVYDTVQIGVDVARPELDERIARRVDRMWETGLVEEVRALEAQGLRDGRTASRALGYQQVLAALAGECTLQEARDETVRATKRFARRQDSWFRRDPRVHWLSGAATDLTELPQLALALVERPVTA